AGTGTCCGTGTTCAACACCGGCGAACACATACCTGAGGAATGTATGGATTCGATCTGGATCAGCTTCTACAAGATCGATAAGGCGCGCACGCGCAGCCACGGAGGCACAGGGCTGGGCTTAAGCATCGTGAAAGCAGTCCAAAAGGCTCACGGCAACGAGTGCGGGTGCGAGAACGTCGACGGTGGAGTCATGTTCTGGTTCGATGTCGATCTCGCATAGAGTCAGCGCCTATCATCTTCTGACTCATACGTCGATCATGGCCGCGGCCACGCGGTCGCCATGGTGGCCACGACTCACTCAATGCTTATAAACATCACCGCGCGGTTGTATCAACAGAACAGTAACGGTTCGCTCGATCTTGTCCACCGAGTACACCACGCGGAG
This window of the Clostridia bacterium genome carries:
- a CDS encoding ATP-binding protein — translated: VSVFNTGEHIPEECMDSIWISFYKIDKARTRSHGGTGLGLSIVKAVQKAHGNECGCENVDGGVMFWFDVDLA